Proteins encoded in a region of the Thermus thermamylovorans genome:
- a CDS encoding HD domain-containing protein gives MEGAKAKGLPQRRAGGFQGRLLRLLRALFPRWERPDDAFALAFLQGEERALYLSMDPRDRAHGVRVARRLLRDHPEAPAYAVRAALLHDAGKALRPYRPLERVLTGLYAPPLPPYPLRRGLLGAFQVRRHHPLYAAERIEDPEVRALVLEHHRPQSLWGERLHRADREE, from the coding sequence TTGGAAGGGGCGAAGGCCAAGGGCCTGCCGCAGAGGCGGGCCGGGGGGTTTCAGGGGCGGCTCCTCCGCCTCCTTCGCGCCCTCTTCCCCCGCTGGGAGAGGCCGGACGACGCCTTCGCCCTGGCCTTCCTGCAGGGGGAGGAGCGGGCCCTGTACCTCTCCATGGACCCCCGGGACCGGGCCCACGGGGTGCGGGTGGCCCGGAGGCTCCTGCGGGACCACCCGGAGGCCCCGGCCTACGCGGTGCGGGCCGCCCTCCTGCACGACGCGGGCAAGGCCCTAAGGCCCTACCGCCCCCTGGAGCGGGTGCTCACCGGCCTCTACGCCCCTCCCCTCCCCCCCTACCCCCTGCGGCGGGGGCTCCTCGGGGCCTTCCAGGTGCGGCGCCACCATCCCCTCTACGCCGCGGAGCGCATAGAGGACCCTGAGGTGCGGGCCCTGGTCCTGGAGCACCACCGGCCGCAAAGCCTCTGGGGCGAGCGCCTCCACCGGGCGGACCGGGAGGAGTAG
- a CDS encoding metal-sensitive transcriptional regulator, with protein sequence MTKTTELGQETVENILKRLRRIEGQVRGLQKMVAEGRPCDEVLTQMTATKKAMEAAATLILHEFLNVCAAEVSEGKVDPKKPEEIATMLKKFI encoded by the coding sequence AGCTGGGGCAGGAGACCGTGGAGAACATCCTCAAGCGGCTGAGGCGCATCGAAGGCCAGGTGCGGGGCCTGCAGAAGATGGTGGCCGAGGGCCGCCCTTGCGACGAGGTCCTCACCCAGATGACCGCCACCAAGAAGGCCATGGAGGCGGCGGCCACCCTGATCCTCCACGAGTTCCTGAACGTGTGCGCCGCCGAGGTCTCCGAGGGCAAGGTGGACCCCAAGAAGCCCGAGGAGATCGCCACCATGCTGAAGAAGTTCATCTAG